The DNA region TTTCTCAACGAAACTGCACGGTTCCAGCCATTTCAAACCCATCTCCACCTGTGGATTTTGCAAGCTGGAAACAAATAGTAGCGGTACCGATTTGGACAACTTTCTCAGCTCAATCGCGAGCATCCAATTATTCCGAGAACTGAGATTCACATCCATCACCAAAATATCAGGCGTGAACTGCACCACATCGGCTAGGATCTTTGCGAAATCCGATCCATGTCCACACACTGACATATCCGCCTCCGTATTGATCAAGGATGCCAGCGCCGTGGCGAAAAACGGGTGGTCATCTACCAAGTAAATCCGATCAACCCAAGGGTTATTGGAATTACGTACATTACCTAGCTCTTGGGAAATTTTGCTCGATGGATTCATTTAGGGTGATCATCAGTCCATCGCTACAATGATGCTCGATATGTGGGGTTAGCTAGGAACCTGTAGGTAAGCTAAAGGATGCAAGAATTCAGGCTTAGACTAAAATACCCGAGGGGTGCCGTGAACCTCCCGCATCAATTATCTTAGTCAAGGTCATAGTCATGAAAGATTTCTACATTTCCGGTCGCTCATGGAAAACACTACAAACCCCAAAGGAATAACCTTAGCCAAACCGTCCAAAGCCTCGACTACTTCAATACAGCTGCAACGAATCCGCTTACTTAAATGAAATCCCTCACACCTAAAAAGGCCTCCGCGGGTTCAACCTCAGTTGCCCGCAAAAAAGAATCCGCCACGACTAAGCCGTCGGGAAAGCCACAGCCGGTTCCCGCCACGTTAAAGAGCGATATCACCTCTTCGAAAGCTCCCGCCTGGGCGGCTCACGGCATTTTCAGTGAAGCCCGCATCATGGCGTGGGAGGGCAAGGCCTCTCCCATTTCCGCCACCACAATCTTCCCAACCGATGCCGCCGTTTTCAAATCACTGCCCACCGCCTCCCCGGCCAACTGGCATCGCTGTATCCACCCCCTTGATCGCGCCCGGGCTCAGCTGCACTTTTCAAAACTCGACGCCAAAAATCTCCCCGCGAGCATCGATTACCGTCTGATCGACAAATACGGCTCCATCCTCTGGGTCCGCCACTCCATCCACGAAATTCAAGGCCGCGGAAAGAACGCCGTCACTCGTGGATTCGTGACCGATATTCAAAAGGAAAAAAGCTACCAACTGGAAAGCTTGAGCGTCAGCGAACGTGAACAAAATCGCATCGGTCAGGATCTCCATGACGACCTTTGCCAAGTTCTCGCCGGCGTCAGCTGCCTGATGCGCGTCGCGGAAAGCCGCATCGCCGCCAAGGCCCCGGAAGAAGCCGGTAACTTCAAAGAGTTAAACCAGCAGATCATCGATGCCATGCATCGTACTCGCGCACTCACTCACGGATTGTTTCCCGGGAAAATCCAGATTGCGGATATTCGTGGTGCTCTCCTCGAGCTCAGTGCCCAAGTCAAAGTTCGCTTCACGGTTGAAATACAAACCCAGTTCAAAGGTCGTTTCCCGAAGCACTCGTCAGCGCAGATCATCCAAATCTATCGCATTTCGCAGGAAGCCATGAGCAACGCCATCAAGCACGGCCGTGCAACTCGCATCGACGTAAGCCTCGAATCATTCCCCGACCGCATGGAGCTCAACATTCGCGATAACGGCAGCGGTCTGGCTAAGTCGGATACCTCTACCGCAGGCGTCGGTCTGCACATAATGCATTACCGCGCCGGCATCCTCGGCGGAGAGCTTTCGATCGCAAACGCCACTCCGCAAGGGGTAACAGCTTGCCTTCGCTATCCTTTCCAAAACTAATACGCGCCACCCAGCATCGATGAGCGCCAAAACTCGCATATTCATTGTGGACGATCATCCGCTCCTGCGACGTGGCCTCGCCGAATTGATCAACCGCGAACCCGACATGGTCTTTTGCGGCGAAGCCGAGGATTCACCTTCGGCCCTCAAGATGATTTCCCAGATCAAACCCGATCTGGTCATCGTCGACATCTCGCTCAAAGGCTACAACGGCATCGAGCTCATCAAGAATATCAAGGCCTTCGACTCCAAGATCCAGATCCTCGTGCTTTCGATGCACGACGAGTCGATCTACGCGATGCGTGTACTCAAGGCCGGAGCCAAAGCCTACGTGATGAAGCAGGAAGTCGTGGATAAAGTGATGGAAGCTGTCCGCCGCATCCGCGCAGGAAAAGTTTTTGTCAGCGAACGCGTCGCCAGCCGAATGCTAGACCAAGTCGTCGTCGGCGGAGATCCCGCGCCCGACTCGCCGGTCGATCTCTTGAGTGATCGAGAACTCGAAATAGTGAACATGATCGGCAGCGGTCTCCCAACTCGCGAAATTGCCGGCAAGCTTCACATCAGTATTAAGACGGTGGAATCCCACCGCGCCCGTATCAAAGAAAAGCTCAATCTCCAGAACGCCATCCAGCTTGTGCAGTTCTGCGTCCGCTGGGTCGAAGAAGGCGCCAAAGCGCTTTAATTTTCCGCTCTGGATTGCGCCGAAGAACTCCGCGCAATTCTCGATAAACTGCTCTGCTGAGCTTAGCACGGTCAGGACAGGACCAAAGCGGCCACATACTCACGTCCATCAGCCGCTTCACTTGTAGCATGCTGATGTAATCACTCACCCTTAACCACCAGACATTGCCAGGTGCTTTCCGGCCAATAAAAAACCCGGTCCGAAGACCGGGTTAAAATGGAGCGGGCGAAGAGACTCGAACTCTCGACGTCCACCTTGGCAAGGTGGTGCTCTACCAACTGAGCTACGCCCGCAGGGCAGGCGGAGAGAAGTAAAGTCCGCTTCGCATCCGTCAATAGCTTTTTAGAAAGAATTCCACTCAACGCACCTGTGGCCGTCCACTGAGCGGAACCGGCATGAGCGCAGGATTTTTCGCGAGACTTCCCGCCACCTCATCACTCCATAAAAACGTCAGCAGTGACCGGAGCCTTGCCGCACTTTCGCTCCGATACACGACATACACCGGCAGCCGTAGTGGATAATCTCCCGTGTGGATGTTCTCGGCCGACGGGCCAAAAGCCGGTTCGCCCTCTCCTCGCGCAACCAGCAACGCTCGCAAGCCGCCACCCACCGGCGGCACGTACGGCAACACAGCTAGTCCGCCCTCTTCAGCCGACAACCGCGCCTTCAACGTCGCGAAATCATGATAGCGCAAAACCGACGACTTCAGCTTCGGCACGCGCAACGCCGTCCGTGCGAAAAGATCGACCGACAACTCATCGCCTTTCCCCGCCAGCACATGCGTGGTCACCGTCAACGGTGCCGCAGCTCCGCCCGCACCCAAATCACGCCATAGCGAAAACCCCGCCGCGCCGCCCACGCCAAAAGCCCCATCGAGCGCCTTGAATGAAATCTGCGTCAGCTCGATGTGCTCCGGCACCACCACCACCGCGATCCGGTAAGCCAACGGCAGGGCAACGAAAGACCCCTCCGGTTTTTTTTCATCCGGCGCAAAGGCCACCAGCGCCACATCCGCTTTGCCCGCCTTCAACTCATCCAAACCCGCACGACTGCCCGCAAACGCCGTCGTGAGCCGCAGGTTTTCCCGCTTTGAAAAAACCTCCAACACCGTTCCGAAATCCGCCCCCAACAGATCACTGCCGACCACGCGCACATCCGCCGAAAACCCGATAAGCGGCACCAACCACAGCGCTAAAAAAACAATAAGTCGCATCACGAAAAATCCCTCCGCCCTAGTCTCAGCTCTTCCTACGCTCATCCCGTTCGCGCTCGGTGAACGTGATGCGCTCATCGCTCTTGGCCCGCTCCGCCTGCTCCGTGCGCGACCGTTTGTCACGTCGCTCCGACGAGCGGTTTTCCCGAGCACTGTAATAAGCGTAATTGCGCGTGTAGTAGCCGTAGTCGTCACTCGAATTCACCGGAACGCGGTTCAACACCACGCCCACGATCTGCTTGTGCAGCCCTTCGATGATCTGCTGCGCGCGCACCACCATGCTGTGCGGATTGCGCCTGTGCTGGACGAGCAGGAGAACATCATCCGCCACGCTCGCGAGCACCGAGGCATCGCTCACACCGATGATCGGCGGCGCATCAAAAATTACACGATCATAGCGCCCGCGAAGCTCCGCTAGTAACGCCTTCAACCGGTCGATATAAAGCAGGCTCAGCGTAAATCCACCGACCGCTCCGCACGGAATGAAATCCAAACCCGGCGACACGCCACGCTGCGTGACCTTCTCGAGCGTCGCTTTACCCTGCAAAAGATCGGCCAGCCCCGGTTCCTTCGGCAACGCCGCCAGCTGATGCTGCGTCGGACGGCGCAGGTCGGAGTCGACCAACAACACCCGCTCGCCCGCCGCTCCCATCGAACGCGCCAGCCGCAGCACTGTCGTCGATTTACCTTCGCCCGGCCCCGCCGAGAGCATCACCAAACTGCGTCCCGGAGTGACGCCCTTAAGCGCCAGATTGAGATTAGTGTGAAGCACGCGAAACGGCTCCAACTCCGCAGGATCTTCGACGATCCCCGATTTGGCCGGAGGCACCGCCTCGCTGGAGTGCGGGATGACTCCGAGCACTGGCTTGCCCAGACGCCCCTCCAGCTCTGCCACATTGCGAAAGCTCGTATCGAAAAATTCGATCAACACCGCCGTGCCGATGCCCAGCACTCCACCGAAGAGCACCGCGAACGCGATATTCAGCGGCCAGCTCGGTTTCGCCGCACGCCGGGCCGGCTCGGCATAATTCAAAATCTCAATGCTGCGCTTCGGCACCTGGAAATCGATTTCCCGCTGGCGCAACGTGACCTTGAGAGTCGAAAGCAGCCGCGTCTCGTCTTCGAGTTTCCGCGCCGCTTCCTCGAACGGCCGCATCCGGTCACGCGCCGAGAGGATTTGATCCACCTTCGCCTGTGCGAGCTGGTTCTTCAATTCAGCCACGCGCGCGTCAGCTTCCTTGTAGGCTATTTCAAGCGCGCTCTCATAACCACGTAGCTGCGCATCAAGCTGCTCTTTGATCTTCGCCCGATTGTCCGTCGCACCGATCAACTCCGGATGCGCCGCACCGAGCCGCGCGCGAAACTTCGTCACGTTCTGGTCAGCGATGAGATAAGCCTGAAGCAGGTTCTGGATATTCGGATCTTGGATAAGCTCCGAGTTGATCAGGTTGATCCGGTCTTCCGCCGGGATGCTCTTGAAACGCTCATACCGCGTCTTGCGCCCGATCGCATCCACACTCAACGCGATGAGCGAATTCTGCATCTGCCGGAGCGTCTCGATCTCCATGTCGCTGTAGCGCGCGTTCAGATCCACGCCCGAGATCCCGAGGTCTTTCCTCAACTGCTCCACCATATCGCGTTGCAACGAAACCGTGCGCTCCTGCGACTCCAGTTCCTTGCGCAGCTGCGTCAGCCCTTCGCGCTGCTCCGACGTCGCGAACATGATTCGGTCGTCCGAGTAAACCCGGGCAATCTCATTCGCGATCGCCGCCGCCAGTGCCGCGTCCTGTGAGTAAACACCGACCTCGATCATCGAGGAACCGCGCGGCGACTCCACGCGCAGCATTTTCTTCAAAAGATAATTATACGTCTCATCCGTCGCGAGTGGCGCATACGCACCGATCGAGCGCCCGATCTTGTCGTTGAGCCCGAGATTCTCGATGACCGGATAGAGTACCTTCGCCGACTGCATGATCTTGAACTGATCCTGCAAAAAATACGGGTCGTAGTAGCCGCTCGACTGCGCCTGGAAAAGTTTCACTTCTCCCTCGGGCTTCTCCACGCGCACGTTGAGCGTCGAAAGATACCACTTCGGCAAAAACGCCGTCACCACCACCGTCGTGATCACGACCAGGCTGAGGATGAGAAAAATCAACGCCTTGCGCAGGCGGAGCAGATGGAAGAAATCGGCGAGCGAAGCGCCCTCTTTGCTGACGTGGGTATGGGCCATTGATCGAGCCGCTAGGGAATTTCCCTCACCTCCTGTCAGCAAGCTCGTTTTCTCCGGCCTCCACCACCAGACGCGCCGACTCCACCAAAGCATCTCGGCTGCGTTTAGCCGCTTTCCTCCTCCCGGACCTTTCGCTCCCACTCATTCAAGCCTTCTCTTCACCACACCAGCCTACCCTCAAAACACGCACCGCACCGTGAGTCCGCCGCGCGTGCGTTTCAGCATCCGGCCCGGGTCGTCCGAGGTCACATCGTCGCGATCCAGCGTCGCCGAAACCGTCCAGCGCGTGTTCAGCCGGTGGATCAACGCCACCCCGAGCTTCACGTTCGTCTCGTCGCGATCCGGACTGACTCCTTCGCGTCCATTGAGCTTTCCCGGCTCCCAGCTCAGCGAGCCCGTCGCCACCAGCCGCGGGCTGATCACCTGCTGCACATTCGCGAAGAACCGATGCACCGTCATGTCCGTGTACACATCGAGATTGGAAACTTCCTCGACCGAAAAACCATAACCCGCCGACACGTACGAGCCCTTCGCATAGTCAGCCTTCACCGCCAGCTCGGCATACGGCATCAGCTCATCGTCCGCGTCCTTGCGCCGCCGATACTCCGCGCCCAGCCGTCCACTCAACGCCGTGCGCGCGCTGAGCACATAGTCCGCCCCCGCCAGCACGAAGTCCGAGTCCTTGTCCTTCGTCTCCCCTCCATCCGCGTACCGGATCGCCTGATGCCGGTACTCCGCCACCGCCTGGATCTCCGGCAGCAGCGCGTGCGTGAGCACCAGCCCGCCGAGGAACTCACTGCGGTCCAGCTCCTCCGCGAGCGTTTCGTTGTCGTAGGAAAATGTCGCCACGCGCCCCTTGAACGTCAGCCCCGTCCGCTTCGTCAGATTCGCCGCCAGCCGCCCGTCGAGCTGGTTGAGCGAGTACGACTGGTCCGTGTTCAGCACCGTGGACAACCCCGGCAGCAACGACTCGGGATTTTTCGAAAGCTGAAACGCATCGCTCAACTCCATCTCCAGCCGAGGGCTGAACGTGTGCTTCACGCTCGCACTCGCGCTGTGGCTGTCGAGGAACTGCTTCCCCGGCCGGTCCACGAAATAATCGACCGATAGCTGGTACGAGGCCGACACTAGCGTCTGGTCCGATGCCGACACATTAAACACAAACCGCGGCGACACTTGATAAACCATGCTGCTCAACTCATCTGCCGGCGCGCCAAAAATGTTTGTGTCATAGTAAGCGCCCGCCGTCGCGTAGATCGTGAGCAACTTTCCTTGCTCCTGCTCCGGGATCGGCGCGTACACCGCGAACGCACTCGCCGACAAAAGCCCCACGCAGGCAGTGGCGAATATCGGGTGCTTCAGACGTCGGATCATAGCGAGATTGCGGATGTAACGAACGCGCACGCTACGGAAACCAAACGAAAACGCGCAACGCATTACTGCCTCCGCCCAGCCCCGCCCATCGCCAGCGGATCGATCAACACATAAAAATTATCCGCCACTTTCTGCGGCAGGCTCAGCGGAAACCCCGCCGGAAACCGGTTCGTCACCAGCGCCCCATAAACCTCAGACCAGTCGCCTAATTTCCCCCCGGCCTCGTTGCGTTTCGTCAGCTCGCTGAAAAACGGCCGGTCGAGCGTGTGCGGCGTCAACACCAGCGCCACCTGCGCCTGCTCCTGGCACACCCCATAAAAATCCCGCAACGTCGCCGGCCGCGCCCACACGCGCTGCCCGCTGTACCACGCCGCCCCCGCCGGCACATCCGCCAGCCACGCCGGATGCGCCCCGCCGCGCCGCGTCATCTCCTCGCGCATTCCGAGAAACAGCCCGGGATAATACGGCGGATAACTAAAATGCAGCCTCTGCGGCTCCATCACATCATGCGCCAGCGGCAAGGCCTGCACCGCTAGGAGCACCGCCGCCGCCCACCGCGCGTGCGAGCGCAACGCCTCGCTGCTCGCCACCAGCACCACAAAAAACCCCGCACCAAAAATCGCGATCAACGGCGTCGCATACACCACCGGAAACCGCTCACCCTCCCCCGAATCGAAAAACGCCTGCGCCACCACCAGCAGCGCGAGCGTCGCCACAAACAGCCAGCGCACCCGGTTCACCCGGTCCTCGCGAAACCGATACACCAGCCCAGTGACGAAAAACGCCGTGAAGAAAATCCCCCCGCCCGCCCACAACCGCTCGCGAAAACTCTTCTGCAGCGAGGTCAGCATCTTGTTTCCGAGCTTGTCCAGATCCACCACCGGTGCCGCCGCCGACAACGTCGCCCGCACCGTCTCCGGCTCCGCCGTCGGATCGCCCGCCTTCAACGCGATCCCCTGCCAAGCCAGCGCCACCGGATTCCCCGTCAGCACCACGTTCCGAATCATCCAAGGCCCCGCCACGATCAGAAAAACGCCCGCCACCACGACCGTCGCAATCACTCGCGCTCGCCCCAAAAACCTTAACCACGCCCAACCCAGCGCCGCCACCAGCGCCACACCCGCCGCATAGTCCGCGAGAAACATCAACCCGCTCACGCCGCCCGCCGCACCGAGCGCCAGCCACGGCATTTTCCCCGCTGCTGCGCCTTGGTCGATCCGCACGAGCGCGTGAAACAACGCCAGCATCAGCACCATCAGCAGCGGCATTCCGCCGACCGCCACGGTCGTGCTCCAAATCGACGCCGACAGCAGCAACCCCAGCATCGCCACCACGCCCACCTGTTCATCGAAAAGCCTCCGCCCCAGCGCATACGTCTGCCACGCCGCCACCCACAGCAGCACGATGTTCAGCACCAGCAGCACATAGTCCGCGCCAAACCCATCCGGCGGCTTCGGCACCGTGTCGAACAACGCCGCCCGCTTGCCTTCGGGAAACACCTTGAGCGCCCCAGCGATCACCACCGGATAAAGCGGCGCCTGATGCAGCTCCGGCAACGCCTTCGCCGGATCGAACTGCGACGCTTCCGTCCCTCCGCCCGCTCTGCCCGTGTGCTCTTTCATCCACGCCACCGTCTGCGGATAATTCACCAGCGTCGTGAATCCTTCGCCCTTCACCAACTGCCGCGCCACCACCGCCTGCGCCAGAGTCGTCTCCGTCAGCGGCCCGTGAAACTGCACGTACCCGATCCTCAACGACAGCAACACCACGCCTAGGATCACCGCCACCCGCGCCACCCAGCGCCCGCCCGCGCCCACCTCCAGCCAGTGAACCCATTCTTGAAGCGAACGACGTGAATTCATCGAAAACGAATGCGCGCGCTCACTTATCGATTACATCCAGCTCCGGCCAGTCCGCCAGTTTGCGATGCAGCGTCCGCCGGCTGATGCCCATCAACTCCGCCGCCTTCGTGCGATTCCCCCGCGCTTTGATCAGCGCTTCACGCAACAACCGTTTCTCGTTATCCTGAATCAAAAGCGACGCACTCGCCGGGCTCGAAAACACCTGCGCCCCCGCAGGCGCACTCCCCGCCGCACTGGCTCCCGTGCTCGCGAGCCCACTCGCGCCCGCCTGAGTCCCGGCCGCACCCGCCGATCCGGCGGCCATCGAGCTCCCCGACGGCAGCGCCAGCACTTCCCCGCGAAACCGCGGCTCCAGATCGTACTCCGTCAACTTCCCGCCACGACGCAGCACCACCGCGTTCTCCGTAAAATTGCGGAGCTCACGAATGTTCCCAGGCCACGGATACGCCTGCAAATGCCGTAACGCTCCCGGCTCGATCGAGAGCGCGGGCAACTTGTTCTCTTCACTGAAAAACTTCAGATAATGCGCCAGCAACACCGGGATGTCTTCCCGGCGCTCCCGCAGCGGCGGCATCGTGATCCGCACCACGTTCAGGCGGAAAAACAAATCCTCACGAAACTTTCCTTCGCGCACGAGCTGCTCCAGCGTCCGGTTCGTCGCCGCGACTAGGCGCACATCCAGCGGGATCGGCTTCGATCCACCCACGCGCTCCACCGTCTTCGTCTCAAGAAACCTCAGCAGCTTCACCTGCGTGGACGCCGAGATCTCGCCGATCTCGTCAAGAAACAGCGTCCCGCCATCCGCCGCCTCGAAGCGCCCCACCCGCCGCTCCATCGCACCGGTGAATGCGCCGCGCTCGTGACCAAAGATTTCGCTCTCCAGCAAATTCTCCGAGAGCGCCGCGCAGTGAACCGCCACAAACGGCCCCCGCGCCCGCGTGCTCGTCTGATGCACCGCCTGCGCGATGAGTTCCTTGCCCGTGCCCGATTCGCCCTCGACGAGCACCGTCGCCTTCGACGGCGCCACGAGTTTCACGCGGTCGATCACTTCCTGCAGTTTCGCCGAATGCCCGATGATGCCTTCAAAACTAAACTTATCGTCCAGCCGCTCGTGCAGCTGCTTCACTTCGACCTCGAGCGTCTTCGTCTTGAGCGCCCGCTGCATCAGCACTTCCAGCCGCTCGATGTTTACCGGCTTCGTCAGAAAATCCACCGCGCCGCGCTTCATCGCCTCCACGGCTGTCTCCACATTGCCGTACGCCGTCATCATGATCACCGCCGGCTTGTTCGGCAGCGTCAGCGCCTTGTCGATCACCTTGAGCCCCGATTTCCCCGGCATCCGCAGATCGGTCAAAATCACATCGTACTCCTGCGACTCGATCAGGTTGAACGCCTCGTCTGCGCTCGCCGCCACCGACACATCGTAGTTGTCCTCCAATGCCTGACGCAGCCCTTCTCGGGTATGTTTCTCGTCATCGACGATGAGGACACTGGGGACCATGCGCGCCATTCACACGAGCGCCCCCGGACCGGTCAAGCGCGGCGAAACCACCCCGCCCGCGCTTCGACCTCACTTCGCTTTCACGTCTGAACTCTCCAGAGTTCCCTTCGCCACTTCACCAGCACCCGGCTTCCCAGAATCATCGCCCGCTTCATCTCTCCCCAAACGCTTCCCCTCCGCCGCCCCGCCCAGCAACGCCCGCAAATCGTCAATCGCCGCGCGCAACACCGCGACTTCCCGCTTCATCTCCGTCGTCACACTCGCGTTCTCCTCCGCGCCCGCCGCATTCCCCTGCGTCACCTGGTCGATCTGCGTCACCGCCGTCACGATCTGGGAAAAACCCGTGCTCTGCTCGTTCGACGACGTCGCGATCTCGCCAATCAAATCGTCCACCTGCCGCGCCGATCCCAAAATCTGGTTCAGCCCCTCCGCCACTTTCGCGCTGAGCGTCACGCCCGTTTCCCCGCGCTCGATCGAGTCGGCGATCTTCTCCGCCGATTCACGCGCCGCCTGCGCAGAGCGTTGCGCAAGATTTCTCACTTCATCGGCGACGACCGCAAAGCCCGCCCCGGATTCGCCCGCACGCGCGGCCTCGACCGCCGCATTGAGCGCCAGGATGTTCGTCTGAAACGCGATCTCGTCGATCGTCTTCACGATCTTCCCGATGTTGCTGCTCGCCTCTTTGATCGCGCCCATCGCACTCGTCAGTGCCTGCATGTCGGCCGTGCCCGCATCCGCCGCCTGCCGCGTGATCGCCGAGCTGCTCTTCGCCCGGCCCGCGCTGTCCGCATTGCGCCGGGTCATGCTGGAAATTTCTTCGAGCGACGCGCTCGTCTCCTGAAGCGACGCCGCCTGGCTGCTCGCGCCTTCGGCCAGATTCTGGCTCGAGCGGTTCACTTCCTCCGCAAACTGCGCGAGCGCATCCGCCACCTCATCGAGTTTGCCCGCCGTATCCGCCAGCGGCCGCGAGATCGCCCGCTGAAAGCGCCACGCGCCCAACGCCAGTGCGAGCAACGTCGCCAGCAACACGCCCGCCGCGATCTGCATCGCTTGCGCATCCGCTCGCTCGCGCTCCGCCATCTCGACCGCCGCCAGCCGCTCGACTTCATCCGCATGTCGCCGCAACGCCAGCACGCACACCGCGAATCGCGGGTTGTACCGGTCCACATAAACTTCCAGCGCCCCCGCGCCATTGCCCGTGATCACCTGCTCGATCACCGCCTTCCCCGCCTCCTGCAACGCCGTCAGCCCTGCGCGCAAACCTGGCGAGAACGTCAGTATCTGAGCCACGGATTCACGGTCCGTCTTCTCGTACTTTTCCAGCGCCGCCTCGATCTCGTCCGCGTCCTTCAGCCGCAGCATGCCCTGCAACACCGCCTGCGCCGTCATCAACTTTTCCAACGCCGAATAAGATCCGCGCAGTCCCGCACTCACCGACGTCGCGATGCGCGCATCCGCCTCGCGCGTCCAGCGGACGAACCACGCCGACGCCAGCGCCACCACGAGCAACGCAACCATGGCCGCCCCCGCAAATGCCAGCAGTCGCCCCCGGACCGACGAGAACCAGTGACGCATAAAAATTCCCTCCGCCCCCTCAGCTCGAGAGCTTGCTCACGCTGATCCCGACCACGAGCGAGCCGATCGGCTTGCCCCCATCGAGCACCGGCACCGCGATCTGCAGCTGCTGCATCCCGCTCGACTCATCGACCTCCACCGGACCCTGCCACGCTTTACCAGTCATCGGCACATCATGCTTGGGTTTTCCTTTGTGAGACCAGCCCGAGGTCTTCGCGATGAAGCCGACTTTCAATCCTTCCGCATCCGAGACAAATGCCTCGGTGACGAGGTCGCTCTTCTTCGTTTTAAGAAATTGCCCGACGGGATTCTTCGTGAACCCACGCACCAGCGGATCGAGCACCGTGAGCGCACGCCACTTGTCCTGCGTGAGCGCTGCCTGCTCCGGCGGTACCGATGCGTTATGCGCACGCACCGCCTCCACGACCGCCGGCTCGGCGGCCCAGGCCGTGATGAGTTTGATCTGTTCTTCGACTTTGGACTGAACCGCCGGCGCAAGAGCCTGCGCGTGGACGATGCTCGCGCTGGCGAAAAGCC from Nibricoccus aquaticus includes:
- a CDS encoding methyl-accepting chemotaxis protein, giving the protein MRHWFSSVRGRLLAFAGAAMVALLVVALASAWFVRWTREADARIATSVSAGLRGSYSALEKLMTAQAVLQGMLRLKDADEIEAALEKYEKTDRESVAQILTFSPGLRAGLTALQEAGKAVIEQVITGNGAGALEVYVDRYNPRFAVCVLALRRHADEVERLAAVEMAERERADAQAMQIAAGVLLATLLALALGAWRFQRAISRPLADTAGKLDEVADALAQFAEEVNRSSQNLAEGASSQAASLQETSASLEEISSMTRRNADSAGRAKSSSAITRQAADAGTADMQALTSAMGAIKEASSNIGKIVKTIDEIAFQTNILALNAAVEAARAGESGAGFAVVADEVRNLAQRSAQAARESAEKIADSIERGETGVTLSAKVAEGLNQILGSARQVDDLIGEIATSSNEQSTGFSQIVTAVTQIDQVTQGNAAGAEENASVTTEMKREVAVLRAAIDDLRALLGGAAEGKRLGRDEAGDDSGKPGAGEVAKGTLESSDVKAK